The following nucleotide sequence is from Brachyspira suanatina.
ATAGGCATTTTAAATATTCCGAAGTCGTAAAATTTAGGATCAACAGTACCAACCAAATAAGCGTTAACAAGCTGAGGAGAAACCAATGTTATGCCTAAAACAATACCCAAGATTTGAGTAGTTCCCATTTTTCTAGTGATAGACCAAGTAATACCTACAGGAAGAAAATGGAAAATTGCCTCACCTATTAACCATAAAAAATCATTTGTACCAGCCCAGAACTGAGATATTTGAGTTAAACTCTTTGTACCCTCTTCAAAAAATTTTATATCTGATATTACGCTTCTAAAACCTAATATAAAACCTCCGCATATAATTGCAGGAATAAGTGGTGAAAATATTTCTGCTATGTTAGACATTAAACGCTGCAAGAATGTTTGATTGCCTTTTGCTGATTCTTTTACAGCATCTTTACTTACTCCCTCTATTCCTGAAATCTTAACAAATTCATTATAATATTCTGAAACTTCATTACCTATTATAACTTGAAATTGTCCTGATTGAGTAAAAGTACCCTTAGTAGATTTTAAATTTTCAATAGCTTTAATATCTGCTTTTTTAGGGTCTATTAAAACAAAACGCATTCTTGTAACACAATGAGTTATTGCCTTAACATTTTCTTTTCCGCCAACATATTTTAATAGAAGTGTGGCGTCTTCGGTGAATTTTCCCATAATATGCCTCCATAGCTTTATATATTTTTTATTATCATTAACTTGTACGTACATACTAACATATACGTACAAGTTTGTCAATTCCATTTTTATGATTTTTTATTAATTTTAATCATTGATAAATACTTATAGAAGATTATAATTATTTTATATTTACATCATAAGGTATGCTAATTATGGGATTATTAAATGATTTCACTAAAAAACTTATTCCTAATTTTTTATATACTGATTCACTTAGAGGAAAAGTAGGAGAATTTGAAGTAGATAATGCTTTAAATCCATTATTTTTTGGTAAAGCAGAACATAGGCAAATAAATAACTTAGTAATAATTGATGATAATGGAAAAAGTCATCAAATAGATCATATAGAAATAAGAGCAAATGGTATATTTTGCATAGAAACTAAAAATTACAGCGGACTTATATTTGGCAATGAAAATCAGGAAAAATGGACTCAATGTTTAAGACATGGTAAAAAGAACTATTTTTATAATCCTTTAAAACAAAATAAATCTCATATATTTCATTTAAAAAAATTATTGGATAATAAATATAATGTTTATTCATTAATTGTATTTACTCAAAATAATGCTGATAAAATAAATATAAATAATGTAATTAATTTATGCGATTTAAAAAATTATTTAAATAATTTTAATGAAGGAAACAATTATACTACTGATGAAATGAATGATATTTATAAGAAATTAATATCAAATCATAATAATATTTCAAATTCAAAACATATAAAAAATATAAATGATACTAAGCAAGAAATAAGTAATGGTATATGTCCGAGATGCAAAGGAAAATTAATTTTAAGAGAAGGAAAATACGGACAATTTTACGGATGCAGTAATTATCCAAATTGTAAATTCACAATAAAAAAATAATAACTATCTTCTTGCAAAATCTCTGAATTTAAATTTATCTGGTCTATGTCTTGCAGATGTGAGCTGAAAAACTCTAGTATCTGATAAAAAAGTCCTAGATTCTACATTTATAACCATATCATAATCTTTTAAATCTAAAAGCTTTTTATCATTATTATTTATTTTTTCACATGATATTTCTCTTTCAGCATAAGATATTTTTAACTGAAGATTTTTTTCTATATGTTCATATAAAGAGTCTTTTAAAATATTTTCATCTATAAACGGTATAATAGATGCATTGATAAAGTCTATATCAAGTATAATATTTTCTCCGTCTATATTTCTTATTCTCTCTATAGCCCATACTTTATCATCATCATTTAGTTTCAATGCTTTTTTTACTAATGCATCAGGTTTTATGCATTCACATCTATGCACTATAGTTTCTACTTTACCATACATTTTTGATGCAACTTCTTTAAAACTGAATATTCCCCCAAATTCAAAATTATATATATTTGAATTGATAACTATAGAACCTTTTCCTTTATGTTTTTGAATGCATCCATTATTAGATAAAAGCTGCAATGACTTTCTTATAGTGTCCCTTGAAGCATCATATTCCTTCATCAAATCATATTCGCTTGGAAGTATATCGCCTTTTTTATAGTATCCAAATCTTATTTTATCGAGCAAACTATTATAAATTTCTTCGTACTTTGATGCCATAACAACCTCTATTTTGAATTGAAATATTATAATATAAAAAGTTATGTTTGTAAATATATGTTTTTTATAGGCTTAATTTACAAAAAATAAAAAATGTAGTTTATCATACAATAGTAATTTTATTGTACTTGATAAAAAAAACAAAAATAATAAAATATATACAATATTTTTAATAGGTGTTAGAAAGTGTTTAGGAAATTGATATATATTATTGTTTTGCATTCTGTTCTTTTTAATTTTTTTATTTTCGCACAAACTAATGAAACTGCTATATTACCTTATACTCAATATATGGAAAGAATAAAAGCACTAATACCAGAGATGAAATTAACTGCATCTCAGGAAAGTAATGCAGCAAATAATTTAACAAAGGCTAAAAGTTCAGGAGATGTTAAATTTGATTTGCAGGCTGGTGCTATAGGAATGCAAAGTCATTTTGATGAATACAATTTTATTCCTACATCAGATTTTAATTATAATGGTTTTAGAATAGGTGCAGGATTCAGCGGACTTGTACCATACTCTGGAACTAGATGGTCTGTAGAAATAAAGCATGATAGTTTTTTTGGAGACTTTAATACGGGAGATATTTCTTTACCAGTTGATACTCCTTTTGGCACAATAAATGGAAAACTTCCAAATTTAAGTACTAATAATTTTAAATACTATTATCCAAGCATTAAAATACAAATAGCACAGCCTATATTAAGAGATTTTTTCGGTAAACTGGACAGATACCCTATAAAAGATGCAGAATATCAGCTTACTATAGCAAAATTAAAAAGAATAATAGACGACAACAGCGTATTAACATCTTATCAGAAAATTTATTATCAATGGATAATGGCAAGAAAATTAATAGCTTTGTATGATGAAATGATAAGAGAAGCTAGAACATTTGAAAATCAAGTTTATAAAAGATATACAAGCGGTGTTATAGATAATGACTCATATCAGAATGCAAAAAGACAAACTCTAAAATATATAGAGGCAAAAGACAAATCAGAATTAATGTTAAAAAAGATAATTAGAAATATTCAATTCTTTATACCGGAAGAAAATATTATACCAAATGAAGATGATTGGACTCAAACACTTGATACTTCAATAAATGCTAAAATAGATATAGTACCATTTTTAGAAAGTGCTCAAGGTCAAATGGCTTATCAATTAAAATTGAGAAGTGAATATGCTTTATCAATAATGAAAAATAATGCATTGCCTGATTTATCTATAGTAGGAAGCGTATCATTATCAAGTTTAGATGACAGCGGATATTTTAAATCTTTTTCTAGTATGACTAATGTTGATTATTTTGTAGGGCTTATGTTTTCCTACCCTATAGGCGGACGTGATGCTAAAGCTAAAATGGAAGATGCCTATGCTGCTTTGAATGCAGTTACTGCTGATTTTGACAGAGTTAATAGGGATTTTGATGTTCAAATAGGAACTTATTATGATGAGTTTGAGGCATACAAAAAAATGCTTGAGAATAAAAAATTAGAAGTAAATGCAATAGTATCAAGAATAAGAACACAGAATACAAAATTCAGACAGGGACGACTCCCTATAGATGAAATAATAAATGCAAGGCTTGATTTAGCACAGGCAAGAGCGGAACTCCTTAATTTGGAATATATGATAATAAGTACTGTTATGGATTATAATTCTCTAGTACTTCTAAGTAATTAATAATATTAAAATAAATTTATATATTTAATTGGATTTGAATATGGATAGAATAATAGAACTATTTGCAAAAAACAGATTATTAGTTAATGTTATTATTTTGGTTACTTTAGCTGTTGGAATATACTCTTATCTTAATATAAAGAAGGAAGCTTTTCCATCAACTAACTTTGATGTTATGATAGTTCAGGTTATATATCCGGGTGCTTCTCCAGAAGACGTTGAACAATATGCTATGATTCCAATAGAAGATGAGCTGCAAACTATAGCAGGCATTGATGAATTTTATTCTATAATAATAGAAAATGCTGGAATACTCACTATAAGAATAGACATGAACCTTAAAGACTCAAGACCTGTAAAAGATGAAATATTCAGACGTCTTCAGAATGCTCCTAATGTATCAAAAGATGTTTCAGAGATAAAAATTTTTGAAGCTAATGCTAACAGACTTCCTATATACAATCTTGGTTTAAGATTCAAAAAAGGAATGGAAGGCAGCGAAAAAGAACTTTATGATATATCCAAAAGATTTGAAAAAGAATTAAAATATGTAGACGGAGTTGCAAAT
It contains:
- a CDS encoding nuclease-related domain-containing protein translates to MGLLNDFTKKLIPNFLYTDSLRGKVGEFEVDNALNPLFFGKAEHRQINNLVIIDDNGKSHQIDHIEIRANGIFCIETKNYSGLIFGNENQEKWTQCLRHGKKNYFYNPLKQNKSHIFHLKKLLDNKYNVYSLIVFTQNNADKININNVINLCDLKNYLNNFNEGNNYTTDEMNDIYKKLISNHNNISNSKHIKNINDTKQEISNGICPRCKGKLILREGKYGQFYGCSNYPNCKFTIKK
- the treR gene encoding trehalose operon repressor, coding for MASKYEEIYNSLLDKIRFGYYKKGDILPSEYDLMKEYDASRDTIRKSLQLLSNNGCIQKHKGKGSIVINSNIYNFEFGGIFSFKEVASKMYGKVETIVHRCECIKPDALVKKALKLNDDDKVWAIERIRNIDGENIILDIDFINASIIPFIDENILKDSLYEHIEKNLQLKISYAEREISCEKINNNDKKLLDLKDYDMVINVESRTFLSDTRVFQLTSARHRPDKFKFRDFARR
- a CDS encoding TolC family protein; the encoded protein is MFRKLIYIIVLHSVLFNFFIFAQTNETAILPYTQYMERIKALIPEMKLTASQESNAANNLTKAKSSGDVKFDLQAGAIGMQSHFDEYNFIPTSDFNYNGFRIGAGFSGLVPYSGTRWSVEIKHDSFFGDFNTGDISLPVDTPFGTINGKLPNLSTNNFKYYYPSIKIQIAQPILRDFFGKLDRYPIKDAEYQLTIAKLKRIIDDNSVLTSYQKIYYQWIMARKLIALYDEMIREARTFENQVYKRYTSGVIDNDSYQNAKRQTLKYIEAKDKSELMLKKIIRNIQFFIPEENIIPNEDDWTQTLDTSINAKIDIVPFLESAQGQMAYQLKLRSEYALSIMKNNALPDLSIVGSVSLSSLDDSGYFKSFSSMTNVDYFVGLMFSYPIGGRDAKAKMEDAYAALNAVTADFDRVNRDFDVQIGTYYDEFEAYKKMLENKKLEVNAIVSRIRTQNTKFRQGRLPIDEIINARLDLAQARAELLNLEYMIISTVMDYNSLVLLSN